The Calditrichia bacterium region ATTGGGTTGGATGGCCAGTTAAAGTCCATCAGCGATTTTGCAGGAAAGACAATAATAATTTCTGCAGTACCTTGCCTGGACACCGGTGTTTGCGATATGGAAACCCGGCGGTTTAATGAAATAGCGGGGCAACTTGGCGATGATGTTGTCATTTTAACCATTAGTGTAGATTTACCACCTGCCCAAAAACGCTGGTGCGGCGCAACAGGAGTTGACAAAGTTGTTCTGCTTTCTGATCACCGGACTGTTTCGTTCGGCACGAATTATGGTGTGTTAATAAAAGAATGGCGTCAACTGGCACGTTCGGTATTTATTGTGGATAAAAAGGGCATCCTTCAATACAACCAATTGGTTCCGGATATTGCTCAGCAACCGGATTACGACGATGTTATCGCAGCAACAAAAAAACTGATGTAAATAGACTATTTTTCAATTTTCATTCAAAAGGTTTTCACGGCGCTGTGGAAACCTTTTGTTGTTAGTGATGTTATATTTCAAACGGCATGCGA contains the following coding sequences:
- the tpx gene encoding thiol peroxidase, whose translation is IGLDGQLKSISDFAGKTIIISAVPCLDTGVCDMETRRFNEIAGQLGDDVVILTISVDLPPAQKRWCGATGVDKVVLLSDHRTVSFGTNYGVLIKEWRQLARSVFIVDKKGILQYNQLVPDIAQQPDYDDVIAATKKLM